A single window of Camelus dromedarius isolate mCamDro1 chromosome 20, mCamDro1.pat, whole genome shotgun sequence DNA harbors:
- the LOC105104972 gene encoding zinc finger protein 252, whose amino-acid sequence MGRESRSSSITLFPLQLCLPLDKLRDPMMAVRQLLPGGPQVLVSFEDVAVLLSREEWGHLGPAQKGLYRDVMLETYRNLVSLGLQGSKPDVISRLEQGEEPWAPHSPRFEGSWVWRHRSQGYESRMDKRELTPKQEISEEIESQRTESEEHVRTASKEYDLEEMSRSERKLKNCWGTFAVEGLGKGPPQKSSLRPVTVTRMQTPTGEGGPNGSPTEVNCSADANPVRHRRLSSGESLRQDVSHAENAQPSEDLTNLQRFHVGERACQAPGFVKMPRQSSLFIENQRIHCPEKPFEKCAECGEAVSQSRALTEHQRAHSAEKSRTCEEHSEAFPAPPCVAQDWDPRTGEWPYEFSEYVKAFSAHSPDGQHLRVHTVEKPHECRQCGKAFGHSSHLTRHQRTHSGEKPYTCEECGKAFSRQSHLTQHRRTHSGEKPYDCAECGKAFSARLSLIQHQRVHTGEKPYECNECGKSFSLNRTLIVHQRIHTGEKPYGCDECGKTFSQRGHLIRHQRIHTGERPFECKECGKAFSQSFNLVHHQRTHSGERPYGCNECDRVFSALSSLVQHQRVHNGERPYECHRCGKAFSQGSHLNRHQRSHTGEKPYECSECGKAFGQVSTLTKHERTHNGEKPYACDVCGKAFGQVSTLTKHERTHNGEKPYTCSDCGKAFSQSAHLICHQRIHTGEKPYECGDCGKAFNVRSSLVHHHRTHTGEKPYECRDCGKAFSQRSQFIRHQRSHTGEKPYVCNECKKSFSVRLSLIQHRRIHTGEKPYECTECQKSFRQRSHLMRHQRTHSGE is encoded by the exons ATGGGGAGAGAAAGCAGGTCAAGCTCCATCACACTGTTCCCCCTgcagctctgccttcctctggACAAGCTCAGAGACCCCATGATGGCCGTCAGGCAGCTCCTTCCTGGTGGACCCCAG GTCTTGGTTTCTTTCGAGGATGTGGCTGTGCTTCTCTCCCGGGAGGAGTGGGGCCATCTGGGCCCTGCTCAGAAAGGCCTGTACAGGGATGTGATGCTGGAAACCTACAGGAACCTGGTCTCGCTGG GACTTCAAGGTTCCAAACCAGATGTCATCTCCAGGCTGGAGCAGGGGGAAGAGCCATGGGCCCCACACTCACCAAGATTTGAGGGGAGCTGGGTCTGGAGACACAGGAGTCAAG GTTATGAGTCTAGGATGGATAAAAGGGAGTTGACTCCAAAGCAGGAAATTTCTGAGGAAATAGAATCTCAGAGAACAGAATCAGAAGAACACGTAAGGACTGCTTCCAAGGAATATGATTTAGAGGAGATGAGTAGAAGTGAGAGAAAGCTAAAGAATTGCTGGGGAACATTTGCAGTGGAGGGCCTTGGGAAGGGCCCCCCCCAGAAGAGCAGTCTCAGGCCAGTGACAGTGACACGAATGCAAACCCCCACAGGGGAGGGAGGCCCGAACGGCAGCCCCACTGAGGTGAACTGCTCTGCAGATGCAAACCCCGTCAGACACCGCAGACTCTCTTCAGGGGAGAGTCTCCGCCAGGATGTGTCACATGCAGAGAACGCCCAGCCGAGTGAGGACCTCACAAACCTCCAGCGTTTCCATGTAGGAGAAAGAGCGTGCCAGGCACCCGGGTTTGTGAAAATGCCCAGGCAGAGTTCACTTTTCATTGAGAACCAGAGGATTCACTGTCCAGAAAAACCCTTTGAAAAGTGTGCTGAGTGTGGAGAAGCTGTCAGTCAGAGCAGAGCCCTCACAGAGCATCAGAGGGCTCACAGTGCAGAGAAGTCCCGCACGTGTGAGGAACACAGTGAAgccttccctgctcctccctgcgTTGCTCAGGACTGGGACCCTCGCACTGGAGAATGGCCCTACGAGTTTAGTGAGTATGTGAAGGCTTTCAGTGCACACTCGCCTGACGGTCAGCATCTGAGAGTTCACACAGTGGAGAAGCCTCATGAGTGCAGGCAGTGTGGAAAGGCCTTTGGTCACAGCTCTCACCTGACTCGTCATCAGAGGACCCACAGTGGGGAGAAGCCCTACACGTGTGaggagtgtgggaaagccttcagtaGACAGTCGCACCTCACGCAGCATCGGAGAACCCACTCTGGAGAGAAACCGTATGACTGTGCTGAGTGTGGCAAAGCCTTCAGTGCACGATTATCTCTCATTCAGCATCAGAGAGTGCACACAGGAGAAAAGCCCTATGAATGTAACGAGTGTGGAAAGTCCTTCAGCCTGAACCGAACCCTCATTgttcatcagagaattcacactggagaaaaaCCTTATGGGTGTGATGAGTGTGGGAAAACGTTCAGTCAAAGGGGACATCTTATTCGGCATCAGCGAATCCACACTGGAGAGAGACCCTTTGAGTGtaaggagtgtgggaaggccttcagccAGAGTTTTAACCTCGTTCACCATCAGAGGACACACAGTGGCGAGAGACCCTACGGGTGTAATGAGTGTGACAGGGTGTTCAGCGCACTCTCCTCTCTCGTCCAGCACCAGAGAGTGCACAACGGGGAGAGGCCCTATGAGTGCCACCGGTGCGGCAAGGCCTTCAGCCAGGGCTCACACCTGAACCGGCATCAGAGGAgtcacactggggagaagcctTACGAGTGTAGCGAGTGCGGGAAAGCCTTCGGACAGGTGTCTACCCTGACGAAGCACGAGCGGACGCACAACGGGGAGAAGCCCTACGCGTGTGATGTGTGCGGGAAAGCCTTCGGACAGGTATCTACCCTGACCAAGCACGAGCGGACGCACAACGGGGAGAAGCCCTACACTTGCAGCGactgtgggaaggccttcagccAGAGCGCACACCTCATCTGCCATCAGAGaatccacactggggagaagccctaCGAGTGCGGCGACTGCGGGAAGGCCTTCAACGTTCGCTCTTCCCTGGTGCACCATCACAGGactcacactggggagaagccgTACGAGTGCAGGGACTGTGGCAAGGCCTTCAGCCAGCGCTCTCAGTTTATTCGGCATCAGAGGagtcacactggagagaaaccctacgTGTGCAACGAGTGTAAGAAATCGTTCAGTGTCCGCCTGTCCCTTATTCAACACAGGAggattcacactggagagaagccctatgAATGCACTGAGTGTCAGAAATCCTTCCGACAGCGCTCCCACCTCATGCGACATCAAAGAACGCACAGTGGAGAGTGA